The stretch of DNA AGGCGCCGTTGATAATCAAATAGATACCGAGCACCCGGAGAGGAAGCCGCGAGGAGGTCCCGTCCTTGCGGAAGATCCACTTGGCAAGCTTTCCGATAAATATATTGATAAGCATGCCGGCAAGCAGCTCGGCGATACTAAGCAGTAGCATGGCGTTCATAAGGTTCTCCTTTGTTCAAGATTGTATTGGGAAGAGGGCCGTCAGATTGATTTTTGGGCTTGAAGCCGGTGTCTAATGCTCCATAGAGACAGGCATATGGCAGCAATACCTATAGCGGCTAGCACAAGGATGCAGATCGTATTCGAGACCTCACTGCCAGCTGTCACATTAGTCTTATTGATGCTTCGCAGCGCCCAGTACCCCGGAATTACCCGGGAAATGGCCTGGATCCATTCAGGAGCGGAGCTGTCTATGGGAAAGAAAGATCCTCCCAGAAGTCCGGCAACAGCCATCAGTGCTGAGCCGAGAACTGTGAAGTTTTGGTGGCTTCGAACCCGCGGGACAAGCAGCATGACGATGCCGCACAGGGCTAGCAGATAAGCGCTCCAGACGAAGATCGCTACTCCTATGGAATTCGTGAACTCAATATGGAACAGCCAATATCCGGCCAGCATGACTACACCAATGTTAAGGAGGCCGAACAGATAAGCTGAGACTAGCTTGGACAGCAGGTATCTTGTATAGCTTATGGGGAGCCCCAGCAATCTTGCGGTCAGCCCATTTTCGCGTTCGTCAACCAGAGTTCGGAAGCTCTGCATCACGACGAACCAGAGGAACATCACCATGAAGGCGTTAAGCCGCTGCCCGGCGGCCTGGTGAGCATGGCCAGCATGATCATCTTCTGAAGCTTGGATTAAATCAGATTTGGAGCCTGCTCCGCGGAGGTAGGCCATCTCTTTCTCAATATAGGGCCTAATCTTGGCCCCTAGGGAGCTGCCCTCGTTCTGCCAAATCTCTACCTTGGCCTCTCCGCCAAACTGCAAGCTGCGAGCAAATCCGGCCTGAATATTAAGGGCGCAAGCCCTGGGATCTTTTTCAACGGCGGCCTCAAGCTTATCGCTATCCAGCAAGGTGAGCTTGAGTTCAGAATACTGCTCCAGCTGCTGGATCAGCTGCCTGGAAGCCTTGCTCTGATCCGCATCAGCGGCATACAGCTTTACCGTTCCATTTTGCTCTGCTGAGGTAAATAGATAAGTCAGCAAGAGCGGGGCGGCGATGATCATAAGAAAGGCCAGACGATTATTCAGCATCAACTTCAGCTGCTTGCCGATGAGATACAGGGTTTGCATGGGGAATCCTCCTTCCGTTCATAAGCCATAGGGCTGCCAAGAAAAAGATAAGACCGATAGCGGCAAGAATCAGTAAGTCCTTATAGATATCCGCCAAGGTTCCACCCTGGAACATGGCTAGAAATGCGTTCATTGCTTTACCATTGGGTAGAAGCTGCTGTAGAGTCTGCAGCCCGGAAGGCAGGCTGTATTTATCAATAAAGCTGCCGCCGAGAAATCCGAAGCCATAGAGAATGGGTGTAGCAAAGCTGGAGATTTGGGTATGATCCCGGGCAGCCAAACCGAAGCACAGTACAATGCCTCCAATAGCCAGCCCGTACATACAGGCGATGAGCAGGACATCTGCCCAATTCCCCCATCTGACGCCGAAGATGAGACGGCTGGCGATGATTACGACCAGCATCTGGACGACAATTGCCAGAGTCATGCTTGCAAGCTTGCCCAGCGCATAAATATAGCCTGAGGTGGGCGTAGAGCGAATCCGCGCAAAGGTGTGATTCTGCTTGTCCCGGATGATGCCGTGAGCCAGCTCGAATGCGGTTAGGATAGAGAACAAGACGGTCATGGCAGCAGCCTCATAAGGCAGTGCCTGCACCGCTGTGGACCCGCTGTGCAAGGTGACTATGGGCACATCAGATGGAGCAGAAGCGGCAATAGGCTGCGTTGCGCTCTCTGCTTCTGTGCGCTCAGAAGCGGACCCTCCGAACATGGAGCCTAGAATCAGAATCAGGGCTAAAGGAAGCAGGATCAGCTTCAAGTAGAAGACCTTGGATTTGGCCAGCAGCTTTATATCGAGAAGCATCAGGCGAATCAATCGGTTCATTTGGGCATTCTCCTCCTTTTAGTCCCGCAGAGATCTGCCTGTGGCTTGCAGGAACAGATGCTCCAGATTGACTTCATCGTAGCGGAAGCTCGTAAGCGTAAGCCCCAGACCTTTTAGCGCTTCCAGGATATGTATGGCATTTTGCTCCTTCGGGTTCACAAACAGGGTAAGGCGGCCCGGCTCGGCCATCATACGGACAACCCCCTGAATGAGTTCGACCTTCTCCAAGGCTTCTGATCCGGCTTGTTCATAATCCACGCTGAGCATATCCCAAGCCCCCAGCTGCTGCTTCAGCTGCTCCTTAGTGCCAAGTGCGATGAGCTGTCCGTGATCCATGATGGCCACGCGGCTGCACAGATACTCAACTTCTTCCATGTAGTGACTGGTATAGATTACGGTCATCCTCCGCTCCTGATTGAGCCTCTTGACCGTCTCCAGAATATGATTGCGGGATTGGGGGTCAATGCCGACGGTGGGCTCATCGAGAATCAGCAGCTGCGGATCGTTCATTAGCGCGGCTCCGATATTTACCCGGCGCTTCATGCCGCCAGAGAATTCGCGGACATCCTGATTCTTCTTGTCGAGGAGTCCGACCATTTCGAGCACCTCATCCACTTTGCGGCGCAGACCTGCTCCTGAAAGGCCGTATAGGCTGCCGAATAGTGATAGATTGTCTTTGGCTGAGAGCGTATCGTATAGTGCGATGTCCTGAGGCACAATGCCCATGATTTGTTTGGCTGCTCTCGGTTCTGCGGCCAGGTTGTGTCCGCCGATCCAAATCTCTCCGCGATTAGGGGAGAGCAGGCTTGAGATCATAGATACCGTTGTTGATTTCCCGGCCCCGTTCGGGCCAAGCAGTCCCAGAACTTCACCTTGTTGAACATGCAGGTTGAGGTCGTTCACTACGGTTCGATCTCCATAGTGCTTGGTGAGGTGAATCAGTTTGAGCATATACAGTGTCCTCCTGCGAAATGAACTTGTTGTTTTATAAGTGTAAGGCTTTGGACGGGGTTCTCCTATTCACGAAAGTACTTGTTTGCTGTATGACTTTAGCGAGTGTACGAGTATGACTTTCGTCATAATCTGCCTATGTGGTGTGACTTATCGAAGAAATGATGAATAAGAAGGGAGGGATTTTATTTTGGCTTGGAATATAGGGTTGCTTAGTATTCAAGCTGATCCGGGGGAAGCAGAGCAGCTGCTGGATGTCTTTTATAAATCTAGTGAAGGCCTATATTTCGAGGATGTGACCTCTGTAATGATGGGGTCGGCGCTTGGAGTAGCTCATGCCAAGCCCTGGCTTCTGATCTTGGATACAGAAGGGCGGTTTATTTATCAGCCGGAGTTTGCCTTAGAAGCTGTCCCGTAAGTATAAGGTAAAGTCTTTTTGGTTATCGGAAGAGCTTATTTACAGGGACTATCATTTTGGTTTTCTTAAGAAAGGTGGGGTGAAGCAGGGAATTAGGGGCAGTACAGAGGGCCGGAAATACCTTGCATCGCAGGGAATAAGGGCAGTAGACGAGTGGGGAGAGACCAGATCATAGAGAAGGAGATCTTTGGCCAGTCCAGAGAAGAATACGGAACAAGTCTGATGGATTTGAGATACAGTAAGTACGAGTTGGATCATACGTGAGTAGGCAAATATAAAAAATGGCTCCTTGCTTAAGGGGCCATTAATATTTCTCTAAAATGAGCCAGATCACCTTGTGCGGCGATTCTCCAGTTTTCGCATAGACGAATCTGGCTCTTAACCCATGCTGCTTATCATAGTACGTTCTGGAGTTAAGTCCTTGTTCACGGTTATAGCTCTTCACGATATAATGGGTGCCCAGTTCATGCTCGACATCGGTTAATGTGCTTAAGCGTCCGCCTAATACGCTCGCTATTCCTTTATCGGTCAAAGTCTGCACCTGAACGATCTTTCCACTGCGGTCCGTAACTAGCAGGAAGTCTTCATAATAAGTGTAAGAAAGTTTCTTCTTAACCCTATCTTCGAACTGAGATGACTTGGAGAAGCGGGTGAGGTCCACCTCGTCTATGTTCCGGTCAGGTACGATTCCTTCGATGGAAAGAGAGGTTAGGTCTGTGGATGGCAGTTGCTTAATCATTGATTGATTCCGCAAGAATATCGCGAGAATGATCAGCGCCGCCACAACGAGGGCCATTAAAATGTACTTGATGCTTCTGCCGGATTTCAATTTCATCTTCGTTCTCCTTATTGATAGGCAATGGTGTATTCATTCTTAATGACACCCAGAATATCAGCCCTAATCTTGAGATAATTCGTATTGAAATAGAAATTCTTAAACTTTTCCTTGTTCTCTTCCGTGTATTTTAACTCACGACTTACATATGCCAGCATCATCTCATGATTATCCAGCATGACATGATAATAATCCCCTTTGGAGGAGGTATCCATTGCTTTTAAATCGGCTATAGAAGGCTTCAGCATTTCTTCCACATTCACGCTGTACTTATTATCAATACTGGCTAAACTGACATTATTCTTGAACTCCTCCAGAACGCTCATAAGGACTTGATGGTCCTGTCCCGTAACGGTTTGCAGATCATAGAGCACTGGCTCCGTCTTGAAGGTGGATTGGTAATACTCGGCAATATCCTTGTCGGCATCTGCCACAAGATCATAGAGCTTATATATATAATAAACCTCAAGCTTCTGATCTTGTCCACTTTTACGGGTAACCACATCCGGAAATTTCTCCATGAGTTGCTCCAATTCCTCTTGCTTCGGAGGAGAAATATGATTCTCTGAAGCTCTAAGCCGGATGACATTGCTGTTCTCCAAAGAATGCAAGGTTGAGGTTTTATATTTCTGCATCAGAATTTCTTTCATTTTATTCTCCGTAAGCACCGGCTGATTGTTGATACGAAGCACGACACTGTCTTGATCCTTCCTGCTGCCGGCAAAATAGACATTCAAACTTGCACTGGCTGCCAAGGCGGCAGCTAGCAGACCTATGGTTATTTTGGTGAAATTCATCTGTGCTTCAACTCCTAACGGGGAATAGATGATCATCGGGCGTTATTCCTTAATAGACGAATGGAGAAGAATCTGTTCCATATGAAGATGGTCAACTCTTGAGACGGTGATAGATGAGGTCCTAGCTATCCCTGACAAGAGTTGACGCATCTTAATTTAAATTACGGCTTATCTAAAATGGAAGTAGCGGCTTAAGCCCTGTTCACCCGAGCATGTGGCTTCTTTGGAGTTAGCCTTGTTAGGGGCAATGCCAGCCTCGCAATGGTTCGGAACAAGCGGAAGATCGTCGGCTACACAAGCCAGGGTTACAGAAGCTGACGTATCACAGTCACTGCCTACAAAGTTCTTCAGTCCTTGTACTGAGAAATGAGACCAGTATTTATTGTCGCCTTTGGGCCCGTTGAAACGATTGCAATGAAGTCTCTTGCCTGTAACGCCGGCTTCCCCTTCTGACCAATAAGGATTGGTGCTGGAGGCCATAGGCGAAATGCTGCTTCCGCTCTTGTGGAGCATATACTTAGCATCATTTTCGAGCATCGATGTATAGTCTAGGTCAATGGTGACAGAACCGCTGTCAACATTCCCAGTATGAATATCCCGAGTAAATTTCATGTTGGTCTCTGGATCGGAAATTTGGAGCTGCAGTTCTTCACCAGAAGGAGCAGGCAGAACTACCTTCCCTTCCTGATCCGTAGTTGCGGTATTTTGCACAAGGCCGTCGGTGCCGCTGGCAGATACATTCAGTCCCTCATAATTCACATAACGTTCGAAGATGTTCTCAAGAGCGTTATATTCCCAGCCTGTGATCTGCATAGTTGAAACCAGGTCATTCAGTTCCTCGGAGCTGAGGTCGGCTGGCGCTTGAAGCGTCTGGCGGAATTGAACCTGAAGGCTGTATGCCTGGGTTGAGGAATCAACCGGTGCTTCAATGACTTCGTTGGTAAAATGAGCCTTTGCATCCCGTGCAGTATTCCCGCTTGCACTTGCGAAAGAAATGGAACTGAGTGTCATTGCAGAAAATACGAGTAATGATAACAGAACTTTACTCTTTGTCATTTGAATCGCTCCTTCATGAATGAGTTGGTTGTTTCCTACAAACATTGCAGCATCCAGCCTACCTATCACAACTATTACAAATCCCAGAGAGACTGTCCTATTCTATGAATGCCATCCCTCCTTTTCCTTTTTCTAGTAAAATGTAACATGAAAGCCCATTTTGAGCGTGAATATAGGCTGAGTAGTCTTTAAAATAGGCTGAACGGCGGTCCTGTGTCACGTATTGCTTGAATCTGAATCTATTAAAAACTATAATTTTACATATAAGGTAAAAAGTATTTTTGTTTTGCATTTGGATAGGAGAGGATGCTTCTTTTTTAGAAAGGAGAGGCTTCGTATGCTACGGATCGCAATTTGTGATGATGAGGCAGCGTACCTTGCAAGGTATAAAGAATTGCTGCTGAAATTTGAGATGCACACGGACTATACCTTTCATACAGAGGTATTCTCCACAGGGGAAGCGCTGCTGGAATATTATGAGCAGCATAGGGAGAACAGCTTTCATATCCTGCTGCTGGATATTGAGATGCCCGGGCTGAGCG from Paenibacillus sp. CAA11 encodes:
- a CDS encoding ABC transporter permease; this encodes MQTLYLIGKQLKLMLNNRLAFLMIIAAPLLLTYLFTSAEQNGTVKLYAADADQSKASRQLIQQLEQYSELKLTLLDSDKLEAAVEKDPRACALNIQAGFARSLQFGGEAKVEIWQNEGSSLGAKIRPYIEKEMAYLRGAGSKSDLIQASEDDHAGHAHQAAGQRLNAFMVMFLWFVVMQSFRTLVDERENGLTARLLGLPISYTRYLLSKLVSAYLFGLLNIGVVMLAGYWLFHIEFTNSIGVAIFVWSAYLLALCGIVMLLVPRVRSHQNFTVLGSALMAVAGLLGGSFFPIDSSAPEWIQAISRVIPGYWALRSINKTNVTAGSEVSNTICILVLAAIGIAAICLSLWSIRHRLQAQKSI
- a CDS encoding ABC transporter permease; the encoded protein is MNRLIRLMLLDIKLLAKSKVFYLKLILLPLALILILGSMFGGSASERTEAESATQPIAASAPSDVPIVTLHSGSTAVQALPYEAAAMTVLFSILTAFELAHGIIRDKQNHTFARIRSTPTSGYIYALGKLASMTLAIVVQMLVVIIASRLIFGVRWGNWADVLLIACMYGLAIGGIVLCFGLAARDHTQISSFATPILYGFGFLGGSFIDKYSLPSGLQTLQQLLPNGKAMNAFLAMFQGGTLADIYKDLLILAAIGLIFFLAALWLMNGRRIPHANPVSHRQAAEVDAE
- a CDS encoding ABC transporter ATP-binding protein codes for the protein MLKLIHLTKHYGDRTVVNDLNLHVQQGEVLGLLGPNGAGKSTTVSMISSLLSPNRGEIWIGGHNLAAEPRAAKQIMGIVPQDIALYDTLSAKDNLSLFGSLYGLSGAGLRRKVDEVLEMVGLLDKKNQDVREFSGGMKRRVNIGAALMNDPQLLILDEPTVGIDPQSRNHILETVKRLNQERRMTVIYTSHYMEEVEYLCSRVAIMDHGQLIALGTKEQLKQQLGAWDMLSVDYEQAGSEALEKVELIQGVVRMMAEPGRLTLFVNPKEQNAIHILEALKGLGLTLTSFRYDEVNLEHLFLQATGRSLRD